A genome region from Polyodon spathula isolate WHYD16114869_AA chromosome 19, ASM1765450v1, whole genome shotgun sequence includes the following:
- the LOC121294664 gene encoding CD151 antigen-like yields MGEYDEKKETCGTICLKYLLFSFNFFFWLAGGAVMAVGVWTLVEKSDYISLLSSGIYAASAYILVIAGAIVMVTGILGCCATFKEQRQLLRVYFVLLLCIFLLEVLAGILAYIYYQQLNDELKQNLRETMTSKYKRVGEERVTEAVNKLQQEFKCCGSNSSQDWKDSEWVRTPEAEGRNVPDSCCKTITPQCGLRDHPSNIYKVEGGCITKLENFILEHLRIIGAVGIGIACVQIIGMVFTCCFYRSLKSEPY; encoded by the exons ATGGGAGAGTACGATGAGAAGAAGGAGACGTGTGGAACGATCTGCCTCAAGTACCTGCTCTTCAGCTTCAACTTCTTCTTCTGG CTGGCAGGGGGCGCTGTGATGGCGGTGGGGGTCTGGACCCTGGTTGAGAAGAGCGATTACATCAGCCTGCTGTCCTCCGGAATCTACGCTGCCAGCGCCTACATCCTGGTCATCGCCGGGGCCATCGTCATGGTGACTGGAATCCTGGGCTGCTGTGCCACCTTCAAGGAACAGAGGCAGCTTCTCAGAgtg TATTTTGTGCTGCTCCTGTGTATCTTCCTGCTGGAGGTTCTGGCCGGGATCCTGGCGTACATCTACTACCAGCAG CTGAACGATGAGCTGAAACAAAACCTGAGAGAGACCATGACCAGCAAATACAAAAGagtgggagaggagagagtgaccGAGGCTGTGAACAAACTGCAGCAggag TTCAAGTGCTGTGGCAGTAACAGCTCCCAGGACTGGAAGGATAGTGAGTGGGTTAGGACACCCGAGGCAGAGGGCCGCAATGTGCCGGACAGTTGCTGCAAAACCATTACCCCCCAGTGCGGCCTGCGAGACCACCCCTCCAACATCTACAAGGTGGAG GGCGGCTGCATCACAAAGCTGGAGAATTTCATCCTGGAACACCTGCGGATAATCGGAGCGGTGGGCATCGGGATCGCCTGCGTGCAG atCATTGGGATGGTCTTCACATGCTGTTTCTACAGGAGCCTCAAGTCCGAGCCCTACTAA